One genomic window of Comamonas serinivorans includes the following:
- a CDS encoding Bug family tripartite tricarboxylate transporter substrate binding protein has translation MHQPSSPPTSTALSRRHVLQGAGALGAGLAAPAVLANTDAFPKGPVRIIVTFAPGGATDTVGRLLADKLSKTMGITFIVENKPGAAGMIGTEQVAKATPDGQTFGLVLSGVVYTNPYIYTKVPYVVERDLALVYKVLNSSGIFTVHPSLPVNNFKELVALVKANPDKYSFGSFGQGSTPHMLCEYLRKTQNMRMNHVPYKGEAPMVQDLLANQVQIGYGSVAVQKQHIELGKLRAVGTVTPQRLEAMPDLPTLQEQGFPDEAFRMPSWFAIIAPKGVPKPLQDRLARELSKVMAMPDVKESITKMGYAAVSDSSPDKLMAEYREWAPKWKNLAELSGAKIDQ, from the coding sequence ATGCACCAGCCCAGTTCGCCCCCCACCTCGACCGCCCTGTCGCGCCGCCACGTGCTGCAGGGCGCCGGTGCCCTGGGCGCCGGCCTGGCGGCACCCGCCGTGCTGGCCAACACCGATGCCTTCCCCAAGGGCCCGGTGCGCATCATCGTGACCTTTGCACCGGGCGGTGCCACCGACACCGTTGGCCGGCTGCTGGCCGACAAGCTGTCCAAGACCATGGGCATCACCTTCATCGTCGAGAACAAGCCCGGCGCGGCCGGCATGATCGGCACCGAGCAGGTGGCCAAGGCCACCCCCGATGGCCAGACCTTCGGCCTGGTGCTCAGCGGCGTGGTCTACACCAACCCCTACATCTACACCAAGGTGCCCTATGTGGTCGAACGCGACCTGGCCCTGGTCTACAAGGTGCTGAACTCGTCCGGCATCTTCACCGTGCACCCGTCCCTGCCGGTCAACAACTTCAAGGAGCTGGTCGCCCTGGTCAAGGCCAACCCGGACAAGTACAGCTTCGGCTCCTTTGGCCAGGGCTCCACGCCGCACATGCTGTGCGAGTACCTGCGCAAGACCCAGAACATGCGCATGAACCACGTGCCCTACAAAGGCGAAGCGCCCATGGTGCAGGACCTGCTCGCCAACCAGGTTCAGATCGGCTATGGCAGCGTGGCGGTGCAAAAGCAGCACATCGAGCTGGGCAAGCTGCGCGCGGTCGGCACCGTCACCCCGCAGCGCCTGGAAGCCATGCCCGACCTGCCCACGCTGCAGGAACAAGGCTTTCCCGACGAGGCCTTCCGCATGCCCAGCTGGTTCGCCATCATCGCGCCCAAGGGCGTGCCCAAGCCCCTGCAGGACCGCCTGGCGCGCGAGCTGTCCAAGGTCATGGCCATGCCGGACGTGAAGGAGTCCATCACCAAGATGGGCTATGCCGCGGTGTCCGACTCCAGCCCCGACAAGCTCATGGCCGAGTACCGCGAATGGGCCCCCAAGTGGAAAAACCTGGCCGAGCTGTCGGGCGCCAAGATCGATCAGTGA
- the gph gene encoding phosphoglycolate phosphatase (PGP is an essential enzyme in the glycolate salvage pathway in higher organisms (photorespiration in plants). Phosphoglycolate results from the oxidase activity of RubisCO in the Calvin cycle when concentrations of carbon dioxide are low relative to oxygen. This enzyme is a member of the Haloacid Dehalogenase (HAD) superfamily of aspartate-nucleophile hydrolase enzymes (PF00702).), translating into MSTAALWVEGIRACLLDLDGTLVDTLGDFELALTGMLRELGREPLTRAQIEPVVGKGTEHLVRTVLQRTGASAAPPDDTELARALASYHAHYARINGQASTVYASVPEGLAGLQALNLPLVCVTNKPQAAADALLRHLGLRDAVVQVYGGDSFARRKPDPLPLLKASEALGLPPAQVLMVGDSSNDARAARAAGCPVVLMSYGYNHGDDVREAGADAVFDRLDAVAQALAAAGQPGARAAGETC; encoded by the coding sequence ATGAGCACTGCCGCGTTGTGGGTGGAAGGTATCCGTGCCTGCCTGTTAGATCTGGATGGCACCCTGGTCGATACCCTGGGTGATTTCGAGCTGGCCCTGACCGGCATGCTGCGCGAGCTGGGGCGTGAGCCGCTGACGCGGGCGCAGATCGAGCCGGTGGTGGGCAAGGGCACGGAGCACCTGGTCCGCACGGTGCTGCAGCGCACCGGGGCGTCGGCTGCGCCCCCGGACGACACCGAACTGGCCCGGGCCCTGGCCAGCTATCACGCGCACTACGCCCGCATCAACGGCCAGGCGAGCACGGTGTATGCCAGCGTGCCCGAAGGGCTGGCAGGGCTTCAGGCCTTGAACCTGCCCCTGGTCTGCGTGACCAACAAGCCGCAGGCCGCGGCGGATGCCTTGCTGCGCCACCTGGGGCTGCGGGACGCGGTGGTGCAGGTGTATGGCGGCGACAGCTTCGCACGTCGCAAGCCCGATCCCTTGCCGCTTCTCAAGGCCAGCGAGGCCCTGGGCCTGCCGCCGGCCCAGGTGCTCATGGTGGGCGATTCCAGCAACGACGCGCGCGCCGCGCGCGCCGCCGGCTGCCCCGTGGTGCTGATGAGCTACGGCTACAACCACGGCGACGACGTGCGCGAGGCCGGCGCAGATGCCGTCTTCGACCGTCTGGACGCGGTGGCGCAGGCCCTCGCGGCCGCAGGACAGCCGGGCGCGAGGGCAGCGGGCGAGACTTGTTAA
- the trpE gene encoding anthranilate synthase component I — MITELEYQSLVSQGYNRIPLMAEAFADLETPLSLYVKLAHKAGDRRNSFLLESVVGGERFGRYSFIGLPARTALRATGFGAAAKTEVVTDGQVVESHAGNPLEVIAAYQKRFKVALSAGLPRFCGGLAGYFGYDTVRHIERKLEASCPPDTLGCPDILLVQCEELAVIDNLSGKLYLIVYVDPTTPEAYQRGKRRLRELRAQLAQPVSLPPVQATGSHPVTREFHKDDYLKAVARAKELIAAGDFMQVQVGQRLQKRYTESPLSLYRALRSLNPSPYMYFYEFGEFQVVGSSPEILVRQEQVSAEQTDPDGTVGTKVTIRPLAGTRPRGATPEADRAAEQELVADPKERAEHVMLIDLARNDIGRIAQIGSVKVTEAFAVERYSHVMHIVSNVEGMLNPGMTNMDVLKATFPAGTLTGAPKVHAMELIDELEPTKRGLYGGACGYISYAGDMDVAIAIRTGIVKDQTLYVQAAAGVVADSVPEMEWRETEVKARALIRASELVEEGFE, encoded by the coding sequence GTGATCACCGAACTCGAATACCAAAGCCTGGTCAGCCAGGGCTACAACCGCATCCCGCTCATGGCCGAGGCCTTTGCGGACCTGGAAACCCCGCTGTCGCTCTACGTCAAGCTGGCGCACAAGGCCGGCGACCGCCGCAACAGCTTCCTGCTTGAATCCGTCGTGGGGGGCGAGCGCTTTGGCCGCTACAGCTTCATCGGCCTGCCGGCCCGCACCGCGCTGCGGGCCACGGGCTTCGGCGCCGCCGCCAAGACCGAGGTCGTGACCGATGGCCAGGTGGTGGAAAGCCATGCCGGCAATCCGCTGGAGGTCATCGCCGCCTACCAGAAGCGTTTCAAGGTGGCGCTGAGCGCCGGCCTGCCGCGCTTTTGCGGCGGCCTGGCGGGCTACTTCGGCTACGACACCGTGCGTCACATCGAGCGCAAGCTCGAAGCCAGCTGCCCGCCGGACACCCTGGGCTGCCCGGACATCCTGCTGGTGCAGTGCGAAGAGCTGGCCGTCATCGACAACCTCTCGGGCAAGCTGTACCTGATCGTCTACGTGGACCCGACCACGCCCGAGGCCTACCAGCGCGGCAAGCGCCGCCTGCGCGAGCTGCGGGCGCAACTGGCCCAGCCGGTGTCGCTGCCCCCGGTGCAGGCCACCGGCAGCCACCCCGTCACGCGCGAGTTCCACAAAGACGACTACCTGAAGGCGGTGGCACGCGCCAAGGAGCTGATCGCCGCGGGTGACTTCATGCAGGTGCAGGTCGGCCAGCGCCTGCAAAAGCGCTACACCGAATCGCCGCTGTCGCTGTACCGCGCGCTGCGCTCGCTCAACCCCTCGCCCTACATGTACTTCTACGAGTTCGGCGAGTTCCAGGTCGTCGGGTCCAGCCCCGAGATCCTGGTGCGCCAGGAGCAGGTGAGCGCCGAGCAGACTGACCCAGACGGCACGGTCGGCACCAAGGTGACGATCCGGCCGCTGGCCGGCACGCGCCCGCGCGGCGCCACGCCCGAGGCCGACCGGGCCGCTGAGCAGGAGCTGGTGGCCGATCCGAAGGAGCGCGCCGAGCACGTCATGCTGATCGACCTGGCGCGCAACGACATCGGGCGCATCGCGCAGATCGGCAGCGTCAAGGTCACCGAGGCGTTTGCCGTGGAGCGCTACAGCCACGTCATGCACATCGTCTCGAACGTGGAGGGCATGCTCAACCCCGGCATGACCAACATGGACGTGCTCAAGGCCACCTTTCCGGCCGGCACGCTGACCGGCGCCCCCAAGGTGCACGCCATGGAGCTGATCGACGAGCTGGAGCCCACCAAGCGCGGGCTGTATGGCGGCGCCTGCGGCTACATCAGCTACGCCGGGGACATGGATGTGGCGATCGCGATCCGCACCGGCATCGTGAAGGACCAGACCCTGTACGTGCAGGCCGCAGCCGGCGTGGTGGCCGACTCGGTGCCCGAGATGGAGTGGCGCGAAACGGAAGTCAAGGCCCGCGCCTTGATCCGCGCCAGTGAACTGGTGGAAGAGGGCTTCGAATGA
- a CDS encoding anthranilate synthase component II, which yields MKLLMIDNYDSFTFNLVQYFGELEAEVLTLRNDEVTLDELDARFQAGGFDRLCISPGPCSPKEAGVSVAAIRHFAGKLPILGVCLGHQAIGAALGGDIVRAQTQMHGKTSLITTDEQGVFAGLPRQFTVNRYHSLVIDRKTLPHELIVTATSEDGEIQGVRHKTLAIEGVQFHPESILTEHGHAMLKNFLDQA from the coding sequence ATGAAACTCCTCATGATCGACAATTACGATTCGTTCACCTTCAACCTGGTGCAGTACTTTGGCGAGCTGGAGGCCGAGGTGCTCACGCTGCGCAACGACGAGGTCACGCTCGACGAGCTGGACGCGCGCTTTCAGGCCGGCGGGTTTGATCGCCTGTGCATTTCGCCCGGCCCCTGCTCGCCCAAAGAGGCCGGCGTGTCCGTGGCCGCGATCCGGCACTTTGCCGGCAAGCTGCCCATCCTGGGCGTGTGCCTGGGCCACCAGGCCATCGGGGCCGCGCTGGGCGGCGACATCGTCCGGGCGCAGACGCAGATGCATGGCAAGACCAGCCTCATCACCACCGACGAGCAGGGCGTGTTCGCCGGCCTGCCCCGGCAGTTCACCGTCAACCGCTACCACTCGCTGGTGATCGACCGCAAGACCTTGCCGCACGAGCTCATCGTCACCGCGACCAGCGAGGACGGCGAGATCCAGGGTGTGCGCCACAAGACGCTGGCCATCGAGGGCGTGCAGTTCCACCCGGAGAGCATCCTGACCGAGCATGGCCACGCGATGCTCAAGAATTTTCTCGATCAGGCATGA
- the trpD gene encoding anthranilate phosphoribosyltransferase gives MTITAHEALQRTIEHREIFHDEMLSLMRQIMQGELSPAMAAAIITGLRVKKETIGEISAAAEVMRDFSLRVDVADRRHLVDIVGTGGDGASTFNISTCATFVIAAAGGKVSKHGGRGVSSKSGSADAMEALGVNINLTPDQIARSIAEVGIGFMFAPNHHPAMKNVAPLRKELGVRTIFNILGPLTNPAGAPNILMGVFHEDLVGIQVRALQRLGAEHALVVYGRDGLDEISLGASTLVGELKDGQVREYEIHPEDFGIAMVGTRAFRVNDPEQSRRIVQAVLTGEEQGAARDIVCLNAGAALYAANVVGSIAEGLARAYAALDSGAAKAKLDEFAAYTQAQAA, from the coding sequence ATGACCATCACCGCACACGAAGCGCTGCAGCGCACCATCGAACACCGAGAGATCTTCCACGACGAGATGCTGTCGTTGATGCGCCAGATCATGCAGGGCGAGCTGTCGCCCGCGATGGCCGCCGCCATCATCACGGGCTTGCGCGTCAAGAAGGAAACCATCGGCGAGATTTCGGCTGCGGCCGAGGTGATGCGCGACTTCTCATTGCGCGTGGACGTGGCCGACCGCCGCCACCTCGTCGACATCGTGGGCACTGGCGGCGACGGGGCCAGCACCTTCAACATCTCGACCTGTGCCACCTTCGTCATCGCCGCGGCGGGGGGCAAGGTCAGCAAGCACGGCGGGCGCGGGGTGTCCAGCAAGTCCGGCAGCGCCGATGCGATGGAGGCGCTGGGCGTGAACATCAACCTGACGCCGGACCAGATCGCCCGCAGCATTGCCGAGGTCGGCATCGGCTTCATGTTCGCCCCCAACCACCACCCCGCCATGAAGAACGTGGCCCCGCTGCGCAAGGAGCTGGGCGTGCGCACCATCTTCAACATCCTGGGGCCGCTGACCAACCCGGCCGGCGCGCCCAACATCCTGATGGGGGTGTTCCACGAAGACCTGGTGGGCATCCAGGTCCGGGCGCTGCAGCGCCTGGGTGCCGAGCACGCCCTGGTGGTCTATGGCCGCGATGGCCTGGACGAGATCAGCCTGGGCGCGTCGACGCTGGTGGGCGAGCTCAAGGATGGCCAGGTGCGCGAGTACGAGATCCACCCCGAGGACTTCGGCATCGCCATGGTCGGCACGCGCGCCTTCCGCGTGAACGATCCCGAGCAATCGCGGCGCATCGTGCAGGCCGTGCTGACGGGCGAGGAGCAGGGCGCGGCGCGCGACATCGTCTGCCTGAACGCGGGGGCGGCGCTGTATGCCGCCAACGTGGTGGGCTCGATCGCCGAAGGCCTGGCCCGCGCCTATGCGGCGCTGGACAGCGGGGCCGCCAAGGCCAAGCTCGACGAGTTCGCCGCCTACACCCAGGCGCAGGCGGCCTGA
- a CDS encoding ferritin-like domain-containing protein, with protein sequence MRDGHWTIDDLHLEAIDHAAIRDDDTLFYLACSASFIESGSDLYTRNLVQYYDGDADVTRWLDEQWEPEELQHGRALRAYVNHVWPEFDWDAAYASFLREYAGYCKVELLAATRGLEMSARCVVEMGTATYYWALAKEAREPVFVDLAHRIANDEVSHYKHFYRYFRAYRERERLSRWRVFGTLARRTWELRSEDADCAVRHIARWRNPAQAEDKAYLNAVSSRLRRVVSRHMNAGTTLKMLLRPLDLPPRVEALVRAPIEVFMNRVFLR encoded by the coding sequence ATGCGCGATGGGCATTGGACAATCGACGATCTGCACCTGGAGGCCATCGACCACGCCGCCATCCGCGATGACGACACCCTGTTCTACCTGGCCTGCTCGGCCTCGTTCATCGAAAGCGGCTCGGACCTGTACACGCGCAACCTGGTGCAGTACTACGACGGCGACGCGGACGTCACGCGCTGGCTGGACGAGCAGTGGGAGCCCGAAGAACTGCAGCATGGCCGTGCGTTGCGCGCCTATGTGAACCACGTCTGGCCCGAGTTCGACTGGGACGCCGCGTACGCGAGCTTTTTGCGGGAGTACGCGGGCTACTGCAAGGTCGAGCTGCTGGCCGCCACGCGGGGGCTGGAGATGTCGGCCCGCTGCGTGGTGGAGATGGGCACCGCGACCTACTACTGGGCACTGGCCAAAGAGGCCAGAGAGCCAGTGTTCGTGGACCTGGCCCACCGCATCGCGAACGACGAGGTGAGCCACTACAAGCACTTCTACCGCTACTTTCGCGCCTACCGCGAACGGGAGCGGCTGAGCCGCTGGCGCGTGTTCGGCACGCTGGCTCGCCGCACCTGGGAGCTGCGCAGCGAGGACGCGGATTGCGCGGTGCGGCACATCGCGCGCTGGCGCAACCCGGCGCAGGCCGAGGACAAGGCGTACCTGAACGCGGTGAGCAGCCGGCTGCGCCGCGTGGTCAGCCGCCACATGAACGCCGGGACCACCTTGAAGATGCTGTTGCGCCCGCTGGATTTGCCGCCGCGTGTCGAGGCGCTGGTGCGCGCCCCGATCGAGGTGTTCATGAACCGCGTCTTCCTGCGTTGA
- a CDS encoding cation:proton antiporter, whose protein sequence is MPTLEWALLLAVVALAGHAVYRGLGLPRMVGYTLVGGLAGWLGFSGATWPMHGVGLFLLQLGMTVVLFEAGTRLPIRWFLHNPMVLVQSLLEAVLTFALTFLLLRWWGEPASVARMVAMVALAASPATLLRLVHELRAAGPVTDRALVLASLNNLYALVLGGAMAAQSAPDLAGWAAVWPPLRLLGTSLLLAVVLAAVIHLAWRTMRHGSESAAVFIVAILAASVTVADQLHGSAPLVALMAGAMLRYAPVRPMVWQRHFEGVSGLLVMLMFVLVATTAAQMAWSVPILLIVFSLVLVRVLCKVLGVVAGSWRSGMGPVKCVWLGLALMPMSATALLLTTQFASQHPQAARMSAIALPLILVCEVLGAVCAAFALRAARETVQVANTPAMEGRHDA, encoded by the coding sequence TTGCCGACCCTGGAATGGGCCCTGCTGCTGGCCGTGGTGGCGCTGGCGGGGCATGCGGTGTATCGCGGCCTGGGTCTGCCGCGCATGGTGGGCTACACGCTGGTCGGGGGGCTGGCGGGTTGGCTGGGGTTCTCGGGCGCGACCTGGCCCATGCACGGCGTCGGCCTGTTCCTGCTGCAGCTTGGCATGACCGTGGTGCTGTTCGAGGCCGGCACGCGGCTGCCGATCCGCTGGTTCCTGCACAACCCCATGGTGCTGGTGCAAAGCCTGCTCGAAGCGGTGCTCACCTTTGCCCTGACCTTTCTGTTGCTGCGCTGGTGGGGCGAGCCGGCTTCGGTCGCGCGCATGGTGGCCATGGTGGCGCTGGCGGCCTCGCCGGCCACCCTGCTGCGGCTGGTGCACGAGCTGCGCGCCGCCGGCCCGGTGACCGACCGCGCGCTGGTGCTGGCCAGCTTGAACAACCTGTACGCCCTGGTGCTGGGCGGGGCCATGGCGGCGCAATCGGCGCCCGACCTGGCCGGCTGGGCGGCGGTGTGGCCGCCCCTGCGCCTGCTGGGGACCTCCTTGCTGCTGGCGGTGGTGCTGGCGGCGGTCATTCACCTGGCGTGGCGCACCATGCGCCATGGCAGCGAGAGTGCTGCTGTGTTCATCGTTGCCATCCTGGCGGCCAGCGTGACGGTGGCCGACCAGCTGCATGGCTCGGCGCCGTTGGTGGCCTTGATGGCCGGCGCCATGCTGCGCTATGCGCCCGTGCGGCCCATGGTTTGGCAGCGGCACTTCGAGGGCGTCTCGGGGCTGTTGGTGATGCTGATGTTCGTGCTGGTGGCGACCACGGCCGCCCAGATGGCTTGGAGCGTGCCCATCCTGCTGATCGTGTTCAGCCTGGTGCTGGTGCGGGTGCTGTGCAAGGTGCTGGGCGTCGTCGCGGGCAGCTGGCGCAGCGGCATGGGGCCGGTCAAGTGCGTCTGGCTGGGTCTGGCCTTGATGCCGATGTCCGCCACGGCGCTGCTGCTCACGACCCAGTTCGCCAGCCAGCACCCGCAAGCGGCACGCATGAGCGCCATTGCGCTGCCCTTGATCCTGGTGTGCGAAGTGCTGGGGGCGGTGTGCGCGGCCTTTGCCCTGCGCGCCGCGCGTGAAACCGTGCAGGTGGCCAACACCCCGGCGATGGAGGGCCGCCACGATGCTTGA
- a CDS encoding YbdK family carboxylate-amine ligase, translated as MLETFHNSKPLTLGVELELQLVNTHNFDLAPYAEDMLQLVQREALPGSVVPEMTSSMIEVATGVCTDAQDALTQLATIRDALVRAADKLNITVVGGGTHPFQMWHQQRIYDKPRFRELTALYGYLTKQFTIFGQHVHIGCPDADAALLMLHRLSRYIPHCIALSASSPYVQGQDTAFDSARLNSVFAFPLSGRAPFVLTWDDFEAYFNKMTATGVVKGMKDFYWDIRPKPEFGTVEIRVFDTPLTVERAAALAGFVQGLGAWFLDTQPFMPQEDDYLVYTFNRFQACRFGLEAMYVDPQTSEHMPLREHLLATLRTIAPYMVRAQAEAFHEQLRQSANAGQNDARWLRETQAECALLSEVVRRAAGRFRRPVGG; from the coding sequence ATGCTTGAAACCTTCCACAACTCCAAACCGCTGACGCTGGGCGTCGAGCTCGAGCTGCAGCTCGTCAACACGCACAACTTCGACCTGGCGCCCTATGCCGAAGACATGCTGCAGCTGGTGCAGCGCGAGGCGCTGCCCGGCAGTGTGGTGCCCGAGATGACGAGCAGCATGATCGAGGTGGCCACGGGCGTGTGCACCGACGCGCAGGACGCGCTGACGCAGCTCGCCACCATCCGCGACGCCCTGGTGCGCGCGGCCGACAAGCTCAACATCACCGTGGTGGGGGGCGGCACGCACCCATTCCAGATGTGGCACCAGCAGCGCATCTACGACAAGCCCCGGTTTCGCGAGCTGACGGCCTTGTACGGCTACCTGACCAAGCAGTTCACCATCTTCGGCCAGCACGTGCACATCGGCTGCCCCGATGCCGACGCGGCGCTGCTGATGCTGCACCGGCTGTCGCGCTACATCCCGCACTGCATCGCCTTGTCCGCGTCGAGTCCGTATGTGCAAGGTCAGGACACGGCCTTCGATTCGGCCCGCTTGAACTCCGTCTTTGCGTTCCCGCTGTCGGGCCGTGCGCCGTTCGTGCTGACCTGGGACGACTTCGAGGCCTACTTCAACAAGATGACGGCCACCGGCGTGGTCAAGGGCATGAAGGACTTCTACTGGGACATCCGGCCCAAGCCCGAGTTCGGCACGGTCGAGATCCGGGTCTTCGACACGCCGCTGACCGTCGAACGCGCGGCCGCGCTGGCCGGTTTCGTGCAGGGGCTGGGCGCCTGGTTTCTGGACACCCAGCCCTTCATGCCGCAGGAAGACGACTACCTCGTCTACACCTTCAACCGCTTCCAGGCGTGCCGCTTCGGGCTGGAGGCGATGTACGTCGACCCCCAGACCAGCGAGCACATGCCGCTGCGCGAGCACCTGCTGGCAACCTTGCGCACCATCGCCCCCTACATGGTCCGCGCGCAGGCCGAGGCCTTCCACGAGCAGCTGCGCCAGAGCGCCAACGCGGGCCAGAACGACGCGCGCTGGCTGCGCGAGACGCAGGCCGAGTGCGCGCTGCTGTCCGAGGTGGTGCGGCGTGCGGCCGGGCGCTTCCGCCGCCCTGTGGGGGGCTGA
- a CDS encoding H-NS family nucleoid-associated regulatory protein, protein MNTNVPAFPSSYDGMSLAQLESLREEMDAAIKQVERDERQAALQQIQSLIEQFGFLPFEVFPRKPLELKHKLPAKYYDPDTGQSWSGRGKPPRWMQGKDPRQFLIQKEGILAAMENAGLLSESVTDTPTGDD, encoded by the coding sequence ATGAACACCAACGTCCCTGCATTTCCCTCGTCCTACGACGGCATGAGCCTGGCGCAGCTGGAGTCCCTGCGTGAGGAGATGGATGCCGCCATCAAGCAGGTGGAGCGCGATGAACGTCAGGCCGCGCTGCAGCAGATCCAGTCGCTGATCGAGCAGTTCGGCTTCCTGCCGTTCGAGGTGTTCCCGCGCAAGCCGCTCGAACTCAAGCACAAGCTGCCCGCCAAGTACTACGACCCCGACACGGGCCAGAGCTGGAGCGGCCGCGGCAAGCCCCCGCGCTGGATGCAGGGCAAGGACCCGCGGCAGTTCCTGATCCAGAAAGAAGGCATCCTGGCGGCCATGGAAAACGCCGGCTTGCTCTCGGAATCCGTGACCGACACACCGACTGGCGACGACTGA
- a CDS encoding TetR/AcrR family transcriptional regulator, with product MTDVLTPGLPSPDSTAGDAARVLPSKQLRSEQARERLLQTGTRLLAAGGFDAVSIAQIAAESGCSVGAFYQRFKNKEAYFEFLLDRVIDTVRAEAEQALTPERIRGLSLAQTIRLCVEHHIGVIHTHAGLIRAALSYSMHGSDDWQPIGAIGAWLNTHYIGLILQKTRHRDKAVAARQLRIGLQIIAGHLVNAATHENAFMPLNHPDLPHWLSHVVASCLAAKPPAAAPAPAAAPAPRR from the coding sequence GTGACCGATGTCCTGACGCCTGGGCTGCCTTCGCCCGATTCCACTGCCGGTGACGCCGCGCGCGTGTTGCCGTCCAAGCAGCTGCGGTCCGAGCAGGCGCGCGAACGCCTGCTGCAGACGGGCACGCGGCTGCTGGCCGCGGGCGGGTTCGATGCCGTGTCCATTGCCCAGATCGCGGCCGAGTCGGGCTGCTCGGTGGGCGCGTTCTACCAGCGCTTCAAGAACAAAGAGGCCTATTTCGAATTCCTGCTCGACCGCGTGATCGACACCGTGCGGGCCGAGGCCGAGCAGGCGCTCACGCCCGAACGCATCCGCGGGCTGAGCCTGGCGCAGACCATCCGCCTGTGTGTGGAGCACCACATCGGCGTGATCCACACGCACGCCGGACTGATCCGTGCGGCGCTGAGCTACAGCATGCACGGCAGCGACGACTGGCAGCCCATCGGCGCCATCGGGGCCTGGCTCAACACGCACTACATCGGCCTGATCCTGCAAAAGACCCGCCACCGCGACAAGGCGGTCGCGGCGCGGCAGCTGCGCATCGGCCTGCAGATCATCGCGGGCCACCTGGTCAATGCGGCCACGCACGAGAACGCCTTCATGCCGCTGAACCACCCCGATCTGCCGCATTGGCTCAGCCACGTGGTGGCCAGCTGCCTGGCCGCCAAGCCGCCGGCCGCCGCCCCAGCGCCGGCCGCCGCGCCGGCGCCCAGGCGCTGA
- a CDS encoding 2Fe-2S iron-sulfur cluster-binding protein — MPTIHFTSFTGQTQSIDAPENDVLMQAAVRNGVTGIDADCGGQCACATCHVYIDSPWLEQLPAMEAHEDQMLELANERRANSRLSCQIKLTAALDGMQVHTPEGQH; from the coding sequence ATGCCCACCATCCACTTCACCAGCTTCACCGGCCAGACCCAGAGCATCGATGCGCCAGAGAACGACGTGCTCATGCAGGCCGCCGTGCGCAACGGCGTGACCGGCATCGACGCCGATTGCGGCGGCCAATGCGCCTGCGCGACCTGCCACGTCTACATCGATTCGCCGTGGCTGGAGCAGCTGCCGGCCATGGAGGCGCACGAGGACCAGATGCTGGAGCTGGCGAACGAGCGCCGCGCCAATTCACGGCTGTCCTGCCAGATCAAGCTGACGGCAGCGCTTGACGGCATGCAGGTGCACACGCCCGAAGGCCAGCACTGA